A genomic window from Camelus ferus isolate YT-003-E chromosome X, BCGSAC_Cfer_1.0, whole genome shotgun sequence includes:
- the LOC102524052 gene encoding ferritin heavy chain-like has product MMPAGPSQVCQNYHPDCQAAINSHVTLELHASYVCQAMAFNFDRDDVALKHFARFFLRRSRHLGERAESLMRLQNQRGGRLCFHDIRKPDRDTWESGLQAMQCALRLEKGVNQSLLHLHQLASEKSDAHLCHFLQSHCLNQQVEFIKELGDHITTLRKMGTPEVGMAEYLFDKLTLGDSDKMN; this is encoded by the coding sequence ATGATGCCCGCGGGGCCCTCGCAGGTGTGCCAAAACTACCACCCCGACTGCCAGGCCGCCATCAACAGCCACGTCACCCTGGAGCTCCACGCCTCCTACGTGTGCCAGGCCATGGCCTTCAACTTCGACCGCGACGACGTGGCCTTGAAGCACTTCGCCCGCTTCTTCCTGCGGCGCTCGCGGCACCTGGGGGAGCGGGCCGAGAGCCTGATGCGCCTGCAGAACCAGCGCGGGGGCCGCCTCTGCTTCCACGACATCAGGAAGCCAGACCGCGACACCTGGGAGAGCGGCCTGCAGGCCATGCAGTGTGCCTTGCGCCTGGAGAAGGGCGTCAACCAGAGCCTGCTCCACCTGCACCAGCTGGCCAGCGAGAAGAGCGACGCCCACCTGTGCCACTTCCTGCAGAGCCACTGCCTGAACCAGCAGGTCGAGTTCATCAAGGAGCTAGGGGACCACATCACCACCCTGCGCAAGATGGGGACCCCGGAAGTCGGCATGGCGGAGTACCTCTTCGACAAGCTCACCCTGGGCGACAGTGACAAGATGAACTGA